The following proteins come from a genomic window of Nostoc sp. ATCC 53789:
- a CDS encoding family 10 glycosylhydrolase → MSSKKKEPIGCGCSNIPISIILIILGGGYWWFSQKGYPEISKFLDNSKKINIDIPKPTKTSSLTINATPSIIPIPSLVSTPTFTDNPKIIPDKKILLLQTAWEKKVIRGIYLTRYQITNNANEQTIRERVRYYRSQGINTIIHGVWGNGCTMYNSEVMQQTFGYKSCPNQFQEQWLNWLIDEAHKQGMQVHAYFEKGIKIDKNSPIFDLAISRKWIVPGVDKTYSGIDHYVLDVQIPEVANLFQNILVEFVKKYPDIDAVQWDDYLGYYAELSGKVDRTANLTKFVQQMVTSMKKANPSVSFDICHHNPYWAKKYFAADWEKWGADRIFIQAYNDSNFLEELNYAQKYAGVAITDRQLGHLKELVDNPKIKSILVFPFSGNPEKTASSLKNSL, encoded by the coding sequence ATGTCGAGTAAAAAGAAAGAACCAATTGGATGTGGATGCTCAAATATTCCGATTTCTATAATCCTAATTATCTTAGGAGGTGGTTATTGGTGGTTTAGCCAAAAAGGATATCCAGAAATTAGCAAGTTTTTAGATAATAGTAAAAAGATAAATATAGATATTCCTAAGCCTACTAAAACTAGTTCTTTAACTATTAATGCAACTCCTTCTATAATCCCAATACCCTCTTTAGTAAGCACTCCAACCTTTACTGATAATCCGAAAATAATCCCAGATAAAAAAATACTATTGCTTCAAACAGCTTGGGAGAAGAAAGTAATTAGAGGAATTTATTTGACTCGCTACCAAATTACCAATAATGCCAACGAACAAACGATTCGTGAAAGAGTTCGTTACTATCGCTCTCAAGGAATCAATACAATTATTCATGGTGTTTGGGGTAATGGTTGTACTATGTACAATAGCGAAGTCATGCAGCAAACTTTCGGATATAAAAGTTGTCCAAATCAATTTCAGGAACAATGGTTAAATTGGTTGATAGATGAAGCACATAAGCAAGGAATGCAAGTTCATGCTTACTTTGAGAAGGGAATTAAAATAGATAAGAATAGCCCAATTTTTGATTTGGCAATTTCCCGGAAATGGATTGTTCCAGGAGTGGATAAAACCTACTCTGGAATTGATCATTATGTCCTTGATGTACAAATTCCTGAAGTTGCTAATCTTTTTCAAAATATCTTAGTAGAGTTTGTCAAAAAATATCCTGATATAGATGCAGTTCAGTGGGATGATTATCTGGGTTATTATGCTGAATTATCTGGAAAAGTTGACCGCACTGCAAATTTAACTAAATTTGTACAACAAATGGTAACTTCTATGAAAAAAGCTAATCCATCGGTGAGTTTTGATATTTGCCATCATAACCCCTATTGGGCTAAAAAATATTTTGCTGCTGACTGGGAAAAATGGGGTGCGGATCGTATATTTATTCAAGCTTATAATGATAGTAATTTTCTTGAAGAGTTAAATTATGCTCAAAAATATGCCGGAGTTGCGATTACAGATCGGCAACTGGGTCATTTAAAAGAATTAGTTGATAACCCAAAAATTAAAAGTATCTTAGTTTTTCCATTTTCAGGAAACCCAGAAAAAACAGCTTCTAGCTTAAAAAACTCACTGTGA
- the dnaA gene encoding chromosomal replication initiator protein DnaA, which produces MEIPIESLWSQVLERLQVELSRPTFETWIKTASAERLENNCLVIRTPNPFARNWLQKYYINTIAHAVQDILGHPVGIYITVAQGDEVSHFSEREVSWESTNPSSIPEAVSHHNHKTTELNSKYVFSRFVVGANNRMAHAASLAVAESPGKEFNPLFLCGGVGLGKTHLMQAIGHYRWKICPDCKIFYVSTEQFTNDLITAIRKDSMQSFREHYRAADVLLVDDIQFLEGKEYTQEEFFYTFNTLHEAGKQVVIASDRPPNQIPSLQERLCSRFSMGLIADIQKPDLETRMAILQKKAEDENIRLPRDVIEYIASNYTSNIRELEGALIRAVAYISIWGLPMTVENITPVLEPPNEKMAATPEAILKVVADNFDVSIDDLKGNSRRREISWARQIGMYLMRQHTSLSLPRIGEEFGGKDHTTVIYSCDKITQLHQSDRTLAQTIRQLSDRINMTSRSQKS; this is translated from the coding sequence ATGGAAATTCCCATAGAAAGTCTGTGGAGTCAGGTACTAGAGCGCCTACAGGTTGAACTATCCCGACCTACCTTTGAAACTTGGATAAAAACTGCTAGTGCGGAGCGATTAGAAAATAATTGCTTAGTAATCCGCACTCCTAACCCATTTGCCCGTAATTGGTTACAGAAATATTACATCAATACCATTGCTCATGCAGTACAAGATATTCTCGGTCATCCCGTAGGAATTTACATTACTGTTGCTCAAGGTGATGAAGTTTCTCATTTTAGTGAACGGGAGGTTTCTTGGGAATCAACAAATCCTAGCAGTATTCCTGAAGCTGTTTCTCATCACAACCATAAAACTACTGAATTAAATTCTAAATATGTCTTTTCACGATTTGTAGTTGGAGCAAACAATCGGATGGCTCACGCTGCTTCTTTAGCAGTTGCAGAATCTCCTGGTAAAGAATTTAATCCTTTATTTTTATGCGGTGGGGTAGGTTTAGGTAAAACTCATCTGATGCAAGCTATTGGTCATTATCGCTGGAAAATTTGTCCTGATTGTAAAATATTTTATGTTTCTACTGAACAGTTTACTAATGATTTAATTACAGCAATTCGTAAAGATAGTATGCAAAGTTTTCGAGAACATTATCGAGCTGCTGATGTTTTATTAGTTGATGATATTCAGTTTCTTGAAGGCAAAGAATACACTCAAGAAGAATTTTTTTATACTTTTAATACTTTACATGAAGCTGGCAAACAAGTTGTGATTGCTTCCGATCGCCCTCCTAACCAGATTCCTAGCTTACAAGAACGTCTTTGTTCTCGGTTTTCTATGGGGTTAATCGCAGATATCCAAAAGCCAGATTTAGAAACTAGGATGGCAATTTTGCAAAAAAAAGCCGAGGATGAAAATATTCGTCTTCCTCGCGATGTGATTGAGTATATTGCTTCTAACTATACTTCTAATATTAGAGAATTAGAAGGAGCTTTAATTCGGGCGGTAGCTTATATTTCCATTTGGGGCTTACCAATGACGGTGGAAAATATTACACCTGTTTTAGAACCGCCTAACGAAAAAATGGCAGCTACCCCAGAAGCAATTTTAAAGGTTGTAGCAGATAATTTTGATGTTTCAATAGACGATCTCAAAGGTAACTCACGACGAAGAGAGATTAGCTGGGCGCGTCAAATTGGAATGTATCTCATGCGTCAACATACATCTCTGAGTTTGCCGAGAATTGGCGAGGAGTTTGGTGGTAAAGACCATACAACGGTAATCTATAGTTGCGATAAAATTACCCAACTCCACCAGAGCGATCGCACTTTAGCACAAACAATCCGCCAACTGAGCGATCGCATCAACATGACTAGCCGTTCTCAAAAATCATAG